A single Pseudomonas brassicacearum DNA region contains:
- a CDS encoding carotenoid oxygenase family protein translates to MTIPFPQTSEFSGALYTPSRVEAELFDLEVEGTLPAEIRGAFYQVAPDPQYPPMLGTDIFFNGDGMVTGFYFANGKVSMRRRYVKTDRLMAQRREGRSLNGVYRNLYTNDPLAAKNNTTANTTVIPHNGVLLALKEDALPWAMDLETLETLGEWTFDGQIKAATFTAHPKRDPATGNLLAFSYEAKGDGTPDIVYFEISPDGKLLHEIWFQAPYAAMVHDFAVTERYVVFPLIPLTVDVERMKNGGPHFQWQPDLPQLFAVVPRNGNAQDVRWFKGPKDSFQGHTLNAFDEDGKVYVDMPVTGGNVFYFFPQADGYVPPPETLAASLMRWTFDLSSPQDEVEPQPLTEYPCEFPRCDDRYIGRKYQHGFLLAFDPERPYNPANGPIPFQFFNLLVHLNLKTGSTDAWFPGDSGCFQEPIFIPRSADAEEADGYVVALLNLIAEGHSELVVLDSRDIASGPIARIRIPFRMRMSLHGCWAPSD, encoded by the coding sequence ATGACTATTCCATTTCCTCAAACATCTGAATTTTCCGGCGCACTCTATACGCCCAGTCGCGTAGAAGCAGAACTGTTCGACCTTGAGGTTGAAGGCACCCTTCCCGCTGAGATCCGAGGAGCCTTTTATCAAGTCGCACCAGACCCACAGTACCCACCGATGCTGGGCACCGATATCTTTTTCAACGGTGACGGCATGGTCACTGGTTTCTACTTTGCCAATGGCAAAGTCTCGATGCGACGCCGCTACGTGAAAACGGACCGTCTGATGGCCCAGCGTCGTGAAGGGCGTTCGCTCAACGGCGTCTATCGAAACCTCTACACCAATGACCCCCTCGCGGCGAAAAACAACACCACCGCCAACACCACCGTTATCCCTCACAACGGCGTCCTGCTGGCGCTCAAGGAAGATGCCCTGCCTTGGGCGATGGATCTCGAAACCCTGGAGACCCTCGGCGAATGGACCTTTGATGGGCAGATCAAAGCCGCGACGTTCACCGCCCACCCCAAGCGCGATCCAGCGACAGGCAATCTCTTGGCCTTCAGCTATGAAGCCAAAGGCGACGGTACGCCCGACATTGTCTACTTCGAAATCTCGCCAGACGGAAAACTGCTGCACGAGATCTGGTTCCAGGCGCCTTATGCGGCCATGGTGCATGATTTTGCGGTGACCGAACGCTACGTCGTGTTCCCGTTGATTCCGTTGACGGTGGATGTCGAACGCATGAAAAACGGCGGGCCGCATTTCCAATGGCAACCGGACCTGCCTCAGCTGTTCGCCGTCGTGCCGCGCAACGGTAACGCGCAAGATGTGCGGTGGTTCAAGGGCCCCAAGGACAGTTTTCAGGGGCATACGCTCAATGCGTTCGATGAGGACGGCAAGGTGTATGTCGACATGCCGGTCACCGGCGGGAATGTTTTTTACTTCTTTCCCCAGGCGGACGGATACGTTCCACCGCCTGAAACCCTGGCTGCCAGCCTGATGCGCTGGACCTTTGACCTGAGCAGCCCCCAGGACGAGGTCGAACCGCAACCACTGACCGAGTACCCCTGCGAGTTTCCACGGTGTGATGATCGCTACATCGGTCGAAAGTACCAGCATGGTTTCCTGCTCGCCTTTGATCCTGAGCGCCCTTACAACCCGGCGAATGGGCCCATACCCTTTCAATTCTTCAACCTGCTGGTCCATTTGAACCTGAAGACGGGCAGCACCGACGCCTGGTTTCCCGGCGACAGCGGATGCTTCCAGGAACCGATCTTCATTCCGCGCTCGGCGGATGCAGAGGAAGCCGATGGCTACGTGGTTGCCCTGCTCAACCTCATCGCAGAGGGGCACAGTGAGCTGGTCGTGCTGGATTCCCGTGACATCGCCAGCGGCCCCATCGCCCGCATCAGGATTCCCTTCCGGATGCGCATGTCGCTGCATGGCTGCTGGGCGCCGAGCGATTGA
- a CDS encoding fumarylacetoacetate hydrolase family protein has protein sequence MKLASFIVQGRSSYGVVEGDQIIDLESLKPTLGSDLKQAIAHNRLNELSAAHLASLPRIPLAEVTFLPVIPNPGKVLCIGINYATHVRETGREMPTYPMIFTRFADSQAAHLQPIVRPTASHKLDFEGELAVVIGKAARHVKLADALDYVAGYACYNDGSVRDWQKHTIQFVPGKNFPNTGGFGPWLVTGDEIGDPQDLELTTRLNGEVMQHTRTSDMIFDVRQLIEYCSTFTELAPGDVIVTGTTGGVGAFREPPVWMKPGDQVEVEIARIGTLRNSIVDEQ, from the coding sequence ATGAAACTCGCAAGCTTTATTGTCCAAGGCCGTAGCAGCTACGGTGTGGTCGAAGGTGACCAAATCATCGACCTGGAATCGCTCAAGCCAACCCTTGGCAGCGATCTCAAGCAAGCCATCGCCCACAACCGCCTGAACGAACTGAGCGCTGCGCACCTGGCAAGTCTGCCGCGTATCCCCCTGGCTGAAGTGACGTTCCTGCCGGTGATCCCGAACCCGGGCAAAGTGCTGTGCATCGGCATCAACTACGCCACCCACGTGCGCGAAACCGGTCGGGAAATGCCGACCTATCCGATGATCTTTACCCGCTTCGCCGACAGCCAGGCCGCCCACCTGCAACCCATCGTTCGCCCGACCGCGTCCCACAAGCTTGATTTCGAGGGCGAGCTGGCGGTGGTGATCGGTAAAGCGGCCCGCCACGTCAAACTCGCCGACGCGTTGGACTACGTCGCCGGTTATGCCTGCTACAACGACGGCAGTGTCCGCGACTGGCAGAAGCACACCATTCAGTTCGTCCCCGGCAAGAACTTCCCGAACACCGGTGGTTTCGGCCCCTGGCTGGTGACCGGCGACGAAATCGGCGACCCGCAGGACCTGGAATTGACCACCCGCCTCAATGGCGAAGTGATGCAGCACACCCGCACCAGCGACATGATTTTCGATGTGCGCCAGCTGATCGAGTACTGCTCCACCTTCACCGAACTGGCCCCCGGTGACGTGATTGTCACCGGCACCACCGGTGGCGTCGGGGCGTTCCGCGAGCCGCCGGTGTGGATGAAGCCAGGCGATCAGGTGGAGGTCGAGATAGCTCGAATCGGCACCCTGCGCAACAGCATCGTGGACGAGCAGTAA
- a CDS encoding IclR family transcriptional regulator, producing MENLHTPAPLPEQEGDSKGSSLERMLRVLDLFTEQHPIWAVDDMGGALGFTRSTIYRYVRELAEANLLFQVEAGRYALGARIITWDRQLRLSDPLVRAAQSLEPSFPQWSEHQVWLICRLFKDQVVCIHQHGDLFSEVSYSRGSPRPLFLGATSKAILANMTSRQHSQLFLDHPEEVRASQLGQTWEAFRRSLQQLRRQGYVASAGEVDAGVYGLAAPIFDGDGKVVGSISCVRPVRERDSAQEETQGQQILALAQELSQRMAALANRAKPLG from the coding sequence ATGGAAAACCTACACACCCCTGCCCCCCTGCCCGAGCAGGAGGGCGACAGCAAAGGTTCGAGCCTGGAGCGCATGTTGCGGGTACTCGACCTGTTCACCGAACAGCACCCGATCTGGGCGGTGGACGACATGGGCGGCGCCTTGGGTTTTACCCGCTCGACGATCTACCGCTACGTGCGCGAATTGGCCGAGGCCAACCTGTTGTTCCAGGTCGAAGCCGGGCGTTATGCCCTGGGTGCGCGGATCATTACCTGGGACCGCCAACTGCGCCTGAGCGACCCCCTTGTACGCGCCGCACAATCGCTTGAGCCCAGCTTCCCGCAGTGGAGCGAACATCAGGTCTGGCTGATCTGCCGACTGTTCAAGGACCAGGTCGTGTGCATTCACCAGCACGGCGACCTGTTCAGTGAGGTCAGCTACTCCCGTGGCTCGCCCAGGCCCCTGTTCCTGGGGGCGACGTCCAAGGCGATCCTTGCCAACATGACCTCGCGCCAACACAGCCAACTGTTTCTCGACCACCCCGAGGAAGTGCGCGCCAGTCAGCTTGGCCAGACCTGGGAGGCGTTTCGTCGCTCGCTGCAGCAACTGCGTCGCCAAGGCTACGTGGCCAGCGCAGGCGAAGTCGACGCGGGCGTCTATGGCCTGGCCGCGCCGATCTTCGACGGCGACGGCAAGGTCGTCGGCAGCATCAGTTGCGTGCGCCCGGTGCGAGAACGCGACAGTGCCCAGGAAGAGACACAAGGGCAGCAGATCCTTGCCCTGGCGCAGGAACTGTCGCAACGCATGGCTGCGCTCGCCAACCGCGCCAAGCCTCTGGGCTGA